The following proteins come from a genomic window of Pseudomonas sp. MAG733B:
- a CDS encoding glycosyltransferase: MHILFILKDFRVGGGIERVQQRLSEQFLKDGQRVSFFVMNGDTANTAGVQTLNGAGGGIVGLLKSIVLLRRLIRREGITHLISAKEQANLCTWFATLGLPCKVIYSRHATLDCSEQKTGPSSLRLLYALYLCGSGKVVTVSTALRQSLVDLMPWGRQRIRYCPNAVVTDQLLQASKAPLPDGIPRDYWLGLGRLVEPKGFHLLLDAYALALRSKALPDLVIAGDGPLLDALTAQAGQLGIADRVHFSGYMSNPYPLLRHARLFILSSLQEGMPTVLIEALALGTPVLACDCESGPRELLDNGRLGQLVNVNDVQALANGMLRSLTSPDCVAPSAKMLADAIHPYTSQCAAKTYYQVWNQ; encoded by the coding sequence ATGCACATCCTGTTCATTCTCAAGGATTTCAGAGTGGGAGGCGGTATCGAGCGCGTCCAGCAACGGTTGTCCGAGCAGTTTCTCAAGGACGGCCAACGCGTGAGCTTTTTCGTCATGAATGGTGACACGGCGAACACCGCGGGTGTGCAAACGCTCAACGGCGCTGGCGGCGGCATCGTGGGCTTGCTCAAGTCCATCGTGCTGTTGCGCCGACTCATTCGCCGTGAGGGCATAACCCACCTGATTTCGGCCAAGGAGCAGGCCAACCTTTGCACCTGGTTCGCCACGCTGGGCCTTCCTTGCAAGGTCATCTATAGCCGCCACGCGACACTGGATTGCTCCGAACAGAAAACCGGCCCCTCAAGCTTGCGTCTGCTCTATGCGCTGTACCTCTGCGGCAGCGGCAAGGTCGTAACGGTTTCAACGGCCCTGCGCCAGTCGCTTGTCGACCTGATGCCCTGGGGTCGTCAACGCATCCGTTATTGCCCCAACGCCGTGGTCACCGACCAACTGCTGCAAGCCTCAAAGGCGCCGCTGCCCGACGGCATACCCCGCGACTATTGGTTGGGGTTGGGCCGCCTGGTCGAGCCCAAAGGGTTTCATCTGTTGCTCGATGCCTACGCTCTGGCGCTGCGTAGCAAAGCACTGCCGGACCTGGTGATCGCCGGCGACGGTCCCTTGCTCGATGCATTGACCGCCCAGGCCGGGCAATTGGGCATCGCGGACCGCGTGCACTTCAGCGGATATATGAGCAATCCCTATCCGCTGCTCAGGCACGCACGGCTGTTCATTCTGAGCTCTCTGCAGGAAGGCATGCCGACCGTACTGATCGAAGCGCTGGCGCTGGGTACGCCCGTACTGGCGTGCGACTGCGAGAGCGGGCCGAGGGAATTGCTGGACAACGGCCGGCTGGGTCAACTGGTCAACGTCAACGACGTACAAGCCCTGGCAAATGGAATGCTGCGCAGCCTGACTTCACCGGATTGCGTTGCGCCGAGCGCAAAAATGCTCGCCGATGCCATCCATCCGTACACCAGCCAGTGCGCTGCGAAAACGTACTACCAGGTATGGAACCAATGA
- a CDS encoding undecaprenyl-phosphate glucose phosphotransferase: MTPLYTNQMAHRRGLTFWGQWLCAMTLAIGLLMLLVYWRVGSLTSGYRILIILTVLGSVPIYSMMQVYHKRHGLVVGLGRLLVAWLILLAVLAAIAFFTQTSAIYSRQVIMVWAVLGFVVQAASFLPLHYFARLHSRMICRERRSVIIGTCPTAHELAKKLTRPNRALALGFIAAADDSGPAPSILPLLGHVDEIREIITRLEVRRVYIVLTMAHAATIEALYIDLLDMNVDVVWIPDFGSMVLLNHSISEIERMPAIYLNESLISSHPASLFCKDLFERSLAAIAIIVLSPLLLGVAIAVKMTSAGPVLFTQNRHGCNGEVITVWKFRSMRLHDDRDVRQATRDDDRVTPLGRFLRRSSIDELPQLFNVLFGQMALVGPRPHAVTHNIYYTGKVRAYMARHRLKPGITGLAQITGHRGETETVEKMQLRVAQDLNYINQWSLWLDIKILIKTPFTLFSKNIY, encoded by the coding sequence ATGACACCGCTCTATACCAATCAAATGGCACACCGCCGAGGCCTGACGTTCTGGGGGCAATGGTTGTGTGCGATGACGCTGGCGATCGGGCTGTTGATGCTTCTCGTGTATTGGCGCGTCGGCAGTCTGACCAGCGGATACCGCATTCTGATAATCCTGACTGTGCTCGGTTCAGTGCCGATCTACAGCATGATGCAGGTTTACCACAAGCGTCATGGCCTGGTGGTCGGGCTCGGTCGGCTACTGGTTGCCTGGCTGATCCTGCTGGCGGTCCTGGCGGCCATTGCGTTCTTCACCCAGACCAGTGCGATTTACTCGCGCCAAGTCATTATGGTCTGGGCGGTTCTGGGCTTTGTCGTCCAGGCCGCGAGCTTTCTGCCCCTGCACTACTTCGCCCGGCTGCATTCGCGGATGATCTGCAGGGAACGTCGCTCGGTGATCATCGGCACGTGCCCGACCGCCCATGAACTTGCGAAAAAACTGACCCGACCGAACCGTGCCCTGGCATTGGGTTTCATCGCCGCAGCCGATGACAGCGGGCCGGCACCGAGCATTTTGCCGTTGCTGGGCCATGTCGATGAGATCCGCGAGATCATCACGCGACTGGAAGTACGCCGCGTCTACATCGTCCTGACGATGGCGCACGCGGCCACCATCGAAGCGCTGTACATCGATCTGCTGGACATGAACGTTGACGTGGTGTGGATCCCGGATTTCGGCAGCATGGTGCTGCTCAATCATTCGATTTCCGAAATAGAACGAATGCCGGCCATCTATCTCAACGAGAGCCTGATCAGCTCGCATCCCGCCAGTCTTTTTTGCAAGGACCTGTTCGAACGCAGCCTGGCGGCCATCGCCATTATTGTCCTCAGCCCGTTGCTGTTAGGCGTAGCGATTGCCGTCAAGATGACCTCCGCCGGCCCGGTGCTGTTCACGCAAAACCGACATGGCTGCAACGGCGAAGTGATCACGGTCTGGAAGTTTCGTTCGATGCGCCTCCACGACGACCGTGACGTACGCCAGGCCACCCGTGACGATGATCGTGTCACGCCGCTCGGACGCTTCCTGCGTCGCAGTTCCATCGACGAATTGCCACAGTTGTTCAACGTATTGTTCGGCCAGATGGCCCTGGTCGGCCCCCGGCCCCATGCCGTTACACACAACATTTATTACACCGGCAAAGTGCGCGCCTACATGGCCCGTCACCGCCTCAAACCAGGAATTACCGGGTTGGCCCAGATCACCGGGCATCGAGGCGAAACCGAAACGGTGGAAAAGATGCAGCTGCGCGTCGCCCAGGACCTCAATTACATCAACCAATGGTCGCTGTGGCTGGACATCAAAATCCTCATCAAAACCCCCTTCACGCTGTTCTCCAAAAACATCTATTGA
- a CDS encoding WecB/TagA/CpsF family glycosyltransferase — MISLQIVRHYSPTLLDENQAYSFINFASIGNFFEQTPSTVAYFCDGMLMSLFMSRVTGCAIDRVSFDFTSIADAVLGSAEQQRKRVYFVGARQAELELFIDKIKTLYPRLTIAGYHNGYFDASHAEDIQADIRRSEANILIVGLGAGLQERFELDALRAGFRGVAFTCGGFIHQEAMATHNYYPPVINQLHLRAFYRMYREPHTIKRYLLDYPSNFLHLLKLLVQRKVAISVGE, encoded by the coding sequence ATGATCAGTCTGCAAATAGTCCGGCATTACTCACCGACGTTGCTCGACGAAAACCAGGCGTACTCCTTCATCAACTTTGCGTCCATCGGCAATTTTTTCGAGCAGACGCCGAGCACCGTCGCCTATTTTTGCGACGGCATGCTGATGTCGCTGTTCATGTCCCGAGTGACCGGCTGTGCGATCGACCGAGTCAGTTTCGACTTCACCTCTATTGCCGACGCGGTACTCGGCAGCGCTGAGCAACAGCGCAAACGCGTGTATTTCGTTGGCGCCCGGCAGGCTGAGCTGGAGCTGTTCATCGACAAGATCAAGACCCTCTATCCGCGGCTGACCATCGCCGGTTATCACAACGGCTACTTCGATGCATCCCATGCCGAAGACATTCAGGCCGACATCCGCCGCAGCGAAGCGAACATCCTGATCGTAGGCCTTGGTGCCGGGCTACAGGAACGGTTCGAACTGGATGCGTTGCGTGCAGGCTTTCGTGGAGTCGCCTTTACCTGTGGCGGATTCATTCACCAGGAAGCCATGGCTACCCACAATTACTACCCCCCGGTGATCAATCAACTGCATCTGCGCGCGTTTTACCGGATGTATCGCGAGCCCCATACGATCAAACGCTACCTCCTCGATTATCCGAGCAATTTTTTACACCTGCTGAAGCTACTCGTTCAGCGCAAAGTCGCCATCAGCGTGGGGGAATGA
- a CDS encoding UDP-glucose/GDP-mannose dehydrogenase family protein, which produces MNVSVFGIGYVGLVQGAALAEVGHDVLCVDVDTAKVQALKDGTLPLYEPGLKNLVRENYHSGRLQFATDLVSAVHHGDVLLIAVGTPPDEDGSADLKYVLDVAQTIAMHMDRHHIIVDKSTVPVGTGDRVRAQIEQVLADNGRSHLTFDVVSNPEFLKEGCAVEDCMRPDRIIIGTDSPHAEAVMRELYDPFNRNREKIIVMDMRSAELTKYAANCMLATKISFMNEMACLAEKLGADIEMVRHGIGSDPRIGYQFIYPGLGYGGSCFPKDVQALIQVATSVDIDARVLKAVESRNHEQKASLYTRIFDHFDGALRGKTFALWGLSFKPNTDDMREAPSRVLMEALWHAGASVQAYDPKAMEEAQRIYGSRDDLVLAGTKEAALKNADALIIVTEWQSFRAPDFDLLIRQLKQPLIFDGRNLFDPQRLSKRGITYVSVGRQTHPVY; this is translated from the coding sequence ATGAATGTGAGCGTATTCGGTATTGGTTATGTGGGCCTGGTACAAGGCGCCGCGCTGGCGGAAGTCGGCCACGACGTCCTCTGCGTGGATGTCGACACTGCCAAGGTCCAGGCGCTGAAGGATGGCACGCTGCCCCTGTACGAGCCGGGTCTGAAAAATCTGGTCCGCGAGAATTATCACAGTGGTCGACTGCAGTTCGCCACTGACCTTGTCAGCGCCGTCCACCATGGGGATGTGTTGTTGATCGCTGTGGGTACGCCGCCTGATGAAGATGGTTCGGCAGACCTCAAATACGTGCTGGACGTTGCGCAAACCATCGCGATGCACATGGACCGTCATCACATCATCGTCGACAAATCCACCGTCCCGGTCGGCACCGGTGACCGGGTGCGCGCACAGATCGAGCAGGTGCTGGCCGACAACGGTCGCAGCCATCTGACCTTCGATGTCGTCTCAAACCCCGAGTTTCTCAAGGAAGGCTGCGCGGTCGAGGACTGCATGCGTCCGGACCGGATCATCATCGGCACCGACAGCCCGCACGCCGAAGCGGTCATGCGCGAGCTGTACGACCCGTTCAATCGCAATCGCGAAAAAATCATCGTCATGGACATGCGCAGCGCCGAGCTCACCAAGTACGCGGCCAATTGCATGCTGGCGACCAAGATCAGTTTCATGAACGAAATGGCGTGCCTCGCCGAAAAACTCGGCGCCGATATCGAGATGGTTCGACACGGCATCGGCTCCGATCCGCGCATCGGATATCAATTCATTTACCCGGGCCTGGGCTATGGCGGGTCGTGTTTTCCCAAGGACGTGCAGGCACTGATCCAGGTGGCCACCAGCGTCGACATAGACGCCCGGGTACTCAAAGCCGTCGAGTCGCGCAACCACGAACAGAAAGCCAGCCTGTACACCCGGATTTTCGATCACTTCGATGGAGCCCTTCGCGGCAAGACCTTCGCCTTGTGGGGCCTGAGTTTCAAACCCAACACCGACGACATGCGCGAAGCCCCCAGCCGGGTTTTGATGGAAGCGTTGTGGCACGCCGGCGCCAGCGTCCAGGCGTATGACCCCAAAGCCATGGAAGAAGCCCAACGCATTTATGGCTCGCGCGATGACCTGGTACTGGCGGGCACCAAGGAGGCGGCGCTGAAAAATGCCGACGCGCTGATCATCGTCACCGAGTGGCAATCGTTTCGGGCACCGGACTTCGACCTGCTCATCCGGCAGCTCAAGCAACCGTTGATTTTCGACGGGCGCAATTTGTTCGATCCGCAGCGGTTGAGCAAGCGCGGCATTACGTACGTCTCCGTGGGCCGCCAAACCCACCCGGTCTACTGA